In the Epinephelus fuscoguttatus linkage group LG10, E.fuscoguttatus.final_Chr_v1 genome, TTCCCACACAGCTGTCTGTAGGTAGGAGGAGTAGATCATCAGCTCTCTGCATTAACCAGGCTGGCAGTGAAAGTACTGAATTAGGCTGACTTACATTGCTCCTCAGTTCTTTGTCTCTGATGACGAGGTAGCGTAGAAGATTCAGACTCTCCATTATCCTGGATGAACAAAGACAGGGCATTGCTTCATGGCTCAGTCTGGATGAAGTGTCCCAGCTGTCACAATGTCAGACCTTTGTCTTTAAGTCTCAGTAAGTGAAATCGCTAGAAAGTCGAGATTGTTTTGCAAATGGTAAAAGTAGCCACGGAGGTCTGTAACTTAAAGTGTAggtccattattttttatttatttcttatgaGGTTTTAATGCCATTCTGTTTCTCCTCAGCAGTGTTCCTTATGTATTCAAATCTGAACAATCAAGTGGTTGAAGTACTTGTTTTAGCGTCTTTGTCACTAAGCCAAGTCTTCTTTAAGAGTTGTGTGTTATCAGTCTTCCAAATTAGCTATATTCCTCCGACCCCGTAACTGGCACGAAAGCTGTTGATGCCAAGTTTGAATCCGAAAGtaatacaataacacaaacaaactaattaaGTGAGGCAGTGgcagaccagcaactcccatgttctgtgagttaaaattactgtttctgtcaaaggagtctggcgGTTTTAAAGACAGCAATATAACTGCCTCAGTTCTTTCCACCTTTCCAAACTGGGAACATTTGGACTGCCATTTCCTCAAAGTAATACACTGACAATGGATAAGAACCTCAGAGAACCCCATTTCAAATAATCTGAACTAACCTTTCAATTACCATAATTATCAGCACTCTAACTTATATAGCTGCTTGTCGTTAATGGCTGAGTGGGTGTTTCCATTAGAAAAACCCACAAAGGAACGCAGATGGAGTTGACCTTTAAGTAATGCTGAAATGGATAGTGCCACATACGTTTCTACATCCAAATCTACATTAATTTAGCTCCATATGACATGAAATGTAGCCTTTATCTTAGCTGTACATTTGATTTTCCATATCTCTAACATAGGACGAAGCATATTGGAGATGCATATTTAGAGCTGGCATCATTTTCATGTATGTGGTTTGTGATTTGACTAAATAAAGATACTTATGTGTAGGATTTGAAGAACGTCTGACTTTGGTGGCTGTCCTCAATTTGTGTCTCAGGTAGCCAGAAGGCCTCCAAAATTTGCGGCATTCTTTGGAAAATGGTAACTCTATGTTTTCTGTAGTTAATGGATTATGCCTGGTGTAGACTTAAAAGTAACAAATGTGCAGGCATGTGTGAATGTTAAGCTGTTGTACATGTTCCTTACCTGTCCATATTGTTAAGTAAATCAGTCTCGGCACCTTGCGGCAAACAGAAAACCAGTCCCAGCAACGAGAGAAACTCCTTCCCCAGGAACCATTTATTGGCATTACCTGGCTGGAGGAGCAAATGAAGATTGAACACCTCCAAATAAAATCATCAAATACAAAGGCAGGGTCTTCTTAATTCTTACAGAATATAGCCATGTGACATTTGTAAGCCCAAGTCTTTCACCTCACCTCCATAGAAAATTCAACTTGACTCCTGATGTTCTTCACTATGTAACTCTCTACTCCCGCATGGTTGCTGGTTTTTAACATGCACCTGCAACGGAAAATATGTGTTTCCTTAATAGTTTTCAAATCAGTGTAAGATAAGATGTAGGTACAGAAAAAGAACACAGCAAATAAAGATAGAATATAAATTAGAAATGTACATATAGGTAAATCTGTCAAATTATGTTAAAACATGCCCAACAGTTTAACACTGGAGCATAATCAAGGGTAACTTCAGTGTATTTCAGCTTGGACcctattttacagtttttttgtttttaagtgactAATTGTAACAACAGTTATTAAAATTTGTCCAGTAGTAAGCGAGACCACTGCAGTAGCAGTatcgaaacaggctgcagtgtcaCAACTCGGGGCATTTAcatccactgaaagtgcttgaTTTTGTCACTGACAAATCAAATTGGTATTCTAAGTGTCCAACAACATTATGGACTTATCTCTACAGAGACTattgaaataaacagtgattttatcatcataaaacacacttcattcaaagtcgacagatGCGAAATGAAACTCTTGAAAGCTGTCTTGATTTGTCTCTGCACTGTTCCAGCAGTCACCAActgtggtttggttgaaataaaccaataaTGCACCCAGTTAGAGGTGATAATATGCTGGCTCTCAACactaaaatgactgaaacaaaaaggatcttactctaaCAGAAAGATCTATTTCTGTAGGAATCCCTTCCGTACTGATTTCGGACACTTACAACAACAATCCGAGcccgtcagtggcaaaaacaagcacttgtaGTAGATGTTAATTGATGGTGCTCAATATCCTCAGAGATTGCAGCCTATTTTATAGGTGCTGACTGCAGCTGTCTCACTCAGTACTAGACCAgtttaaaaaactgttgttcccattaagCCCTATTCAGACGGGATTAGTTTAACGTGGAGACatggggtaaagtaattattaccagggattttagtccTGTCCGAACGCGCCAtgtaatgtcagtaaaaattacggtgacttttaccttctgtaaaacggTCTGGAGAAAATACCTCGGGTAATATTAATCCTGTGCGAACACaatcctctgtaaaaatgtatgtaaatattttgtcgCGTCCTGTTTACAACCATTTTTCCGTGTTTACAACTAGTTTTCCGCGTTTTTTTGATGATGGAGGCACTTGAAGAAGCATTCAGTGTTGACGACAGTCGTGATTgtggacattcttctaatgaTCTCATAGCCCTACATGGGAGACGAATCAAAAAGGTcgagaagaaagcacttttcagagccacgagacttctggttgtgttaggtaggcctaatataaatacatattgcTAATCGTTGTGTACACACGATCCTGATCATGGGCAATATTTCACATTGggctaatcattaattattattaccgTAAACGTAACACATACAGGAAGCAACATAGCACGCACATGCCGACAGGGAGGTGATGCGACACAGCtaccactcccatctctggtagaattatGGAGATTTCTTGTCCCGTGCAAATAAGACATTTATATcacagacatcctgtggtaaactgacattagtccacatccatatgtaaaactaatcctgtCCAAATAGTACTTTAGTCACTTTGACAGAggaacatgggaaaatagggtccaggttggaaaaaGTCACCCTTTAAATGTGATGTATTGCTGAAAAGTTGGAAAATAGGTTGtatcatgataaaaaaaaacagctgcagtATAAACTAGGAAGaatgtattaaaaatacaatataaaacagataCCAAAAAGTATTCTGTATAAGTTTGATAACCTATAAAGATCAAAATATAGTAGATTTTAAATGTGAAGTGGAACATGTAGTCTTATTCATATGCATGAATGTTAGGTTTGGTCTCTCACCTGAAGAACTTGTGCTTTGCTTCGAGATCTAATTTATTGATGAAGAGCTGGAGAACTTGTAGTCCAGATTCTCTCTGGGGGAGCAGTGatcataccaaaaaaaaaaaagaaaaaactcaacgAGTTGTTGTGTTTCACAGATGTAGAGTACATCCCTCTCATCAAGCATAATTGCCCTCTACTCACCAAATGCTGCATTGGGCAGTCAGTAAGAAGTTGCCGCAGGTTCTGTGAATTCAAGCACACCACAAGCCACAGATAGGTCAAAATTACTCATAAAGTTTATGAATTCGTACCATCTCCACCTGTACATCAGTGTGCCAGCTGGCCCACATTGCATTGGTGTGCTTGTCTTACCTGTGGTACACTGTAGAAGCTCTTCAGTTCCTGTAGACTCACTGGAAGGCTGTTGTCCTGCACGCTCTCCAGGCTTTTTGAATACAGCGCCTGAGTGAAAATACACAATGAAGCCCAAGTAAGCCCTCAGTTTTCTGCTTTCATTCATCTCTAAAACTTTCTGCACATTGATGTGGCCTTACCAGTCCTTTGAGCAAATGTGATTCCTTTTTGCTGTTAAAGAAACAAGAATACACGATGAAATCAGTCATTTTGAAACAGGAATTTATATTCAGTTCATATTGTACTGACAGCATACATGCTGAGGAGTTGATTGATGTATTCCATGTTGCACTGAAGAACAAATACAGGACTGGAACAGAAAGAAACAGTGTCATGTAAATAGTTTGTCACAGGACAACAAAATGAATATCAGTCTGACCACATTTATGGCTTTTTTTAGTATTTCACCTGAATACTGCCGGAAAGCTGTCGATGGTAATAAGCTGGACAAACAGTAGATAAGCCAGACAAGCTCTAGACTCTTTTGACTGACTGTCGTCCATCTGGGGGCTTTTCTTTAGAGGGCTGAAGAACAGGAGCTCTGACAGAGACTCTTGGATTGCAGGTAGTGTGGCCTGTAGTGATGCACAGTGAAAATAAGTGCCAAAATCCTGTTGAAACACGACCTACTGTTCAGTTGCTTTCTGCCCTTTGATAGAAAATAGGAAAAACTCGCTTATACCATTATCTCTGTTGCAAAGAGCCACAGTGACGATTTTCTGTTTCGGTTCAGTTCAGCCTCGAGCAGAGGGTCCCTCAAACTCCTCATGCAGCTGCAGATAATCATAACCATAGCCTTTTCTAATTATTTTGTCATTGACACTTCTGCTGTAACATTAATATTTTAACTTCATATGAAAAGTGGTCAAGTTCGTTTAGCTTTTCCTTACTATAActggaagaaaaaataaaaaaataaactaaaacatTGCTAAAAATGAACAACGATTGACACATAGATAGAAAAACTACAAACAAATGAAATTTCTCCAATAATAATTTAATAGCATCCCATTACTCTGCCTTTAACCCCAAAAAACAGAGGTAAAAACCTACAACTTGAGCAGCTCAATCCTTAGCTCCTCATTCTCAGAGGTGGCAACATAGCTTCCATTTTTCCTCTTCACCTCCTCGACGAATGGCTTCGTAAACGCAGCCAAGGCATTGCAACAGCGACACAGACCGTGCTCATCAGCCTCCGCCTGCCGATGGGTGTAAGGCACAGGCAGGCGAGTCAGCTGCTTCTGCAGGGCGGCCAGAACCAAACCCACACTTTCTGCCTTTCTGTCATCCAGCTGAAGCAACACTTTACAAAACACAAGGCTGTTGTTAGCGTCAGTGTGCAGCAGGGGGAGCCAACCCCCATATTTTAAACAACTGTGTTCTCTTGATTGGCAGTAAACTGTCAATGAACACATATAGATGTTTAATAAGCTTAtactcagttgccagtttattaggtacactccTCCCCTCATGAATGTCgtaatgtttagtttttgttgaaAGGTATTGATTCAACTGAATGGTCATGTTGGAAGCTGCAGTTTGTGCTGCTGGTGAGTTGTATTGCATTATACTGACAGGTGTGTCTATTATTTTGTTCACCACATTTAACTACCAGAAACACATCTCCtctacctaataaactggcaactgactACTACAACTACAGTGCATCCATTGAGCTGCATGATTAATAATGTTCCTAGATATATTTGTTGCAGAAATAAATTAGTAAATCACTTGATAAATAGAGTAATATGACATTATTTTCCCCCAAAAAATGGAAGAATTTGTCAGTCAATCAACTGGGGAAAAGTTGCCCTTCGAAGAAAACATTGCTGTCAGTTGACCAAACTTTGAATGACCAAGAAATGCAAAAAGaattgtataaataaaatgataagtTTTAGGAACATGATAGGTGGTAaatgcaagaaaaataaatacaattatagataaaataataataataataatgataataataataataatgatgatgatgatgatgatgataaataatacattttaaattagataaaaaaaagaatgtaaaataaatgaacaattaAAATAGGAAAGTACACCAATAGGGGATTAATacggtaaataaataaagacgcAAATTAAAACATAATCAATTTATGTTACATTTCATCAAtgcttacatttatttttaatactaTTTTTGGGACATGTATTGgcatatacatttttttcattgagtcatttatttttgattttggcagCTAGTATCAAggaatataaatatatgtgtgtgtgtgtgtgtgtgtgtatatatatatatatatatatatatatatatattttatttatttatttttttaaagcagtaTTAGCAGTGAGGTTTATAAGCACTTGCAGTATGCGTTATAAGTTGCTATAGGCCCTCGtacatgtctttatgtctctctgtcttcagaAATTACGAGTGTGATAGTTTTTGCATGATGGTCCTTTACATATCATAGAGATTATGAGCAAATGTAATATTTCACTTTGTAAAGTATTTAAATTGTTGGTATAATACACAGTATTGACATACTCTTTTCATGCATTATTCAAGAGTTTCAGGTGTCATAGAAAGCGCGACTATGAGTAAGTAATAGCATTGAATCAAGAGCTCTGTCACCTGTTTGAAGATGTGGAACAAGGGCTAAAATGGTCTCAGAAATGGTGCCTGGATCAATGTCTTCAACAAGTGCCAGCAAGCTATGCAGGAGTTCATCTGGTCTACATGTCTAGACGACAGAACAGACATTAAACATTATGTACCTGATGTATAGAAAGGATCATGTCACATTGTATAGGTGAATTTTTGGTATGTACCTTGGTCAGATGTGTGATGGCAGCCTGGCAGTGATCGAGACTCTTCTCTTTTTGAACCACTTCATTTACAAGAGGTGCAATGAGCACACAGCCCATAGACTTCACAATCCCCTAAGTACAAAAGAGTAAACAATAAAAGTCTCCGCACGTTACAAGAGCAGAATTTATTGATTTGAAATGTACCAACAGAACACTATATTTATTTCTGACTTTACATTTTGAGAGTCTCCGATGCTTTTCTGAAAAGAAAAGTTAgaaccacatacacacacgatGGGTTGTGCAGTTTACTGGTTGTGCTCTGGCTTTTAAAAGTATCTCCCCCAATGTCCAAGGTTTATTCTCTACGTTCAAAGCCAGGGATTTCTCATTTGATAATCAATCATTCGAACCTCTTGAGATTGCTTTGGCCTCAAAAAGAAGGTGGTGTATGAAATGACGCATACTTCTAAAAGTACGTTGCACACGACTACGTGAAGCGTGGAGAGATGGGACAACCAAGGGCACTTAGAGGAGTGCCATATTGAAGAGGGTTATCAGTGGAGCGAGAAATCTGACTGAATATCTGCCTGTTTCCTCCCCACACCTTCGGGTCAAGAGGCACAGAGTGGTGGCTGCATTTTAATGTTTAGCATAGTTTGGTAGTGGGGAAGTGGCTGCTGCTGTTCGCTTCGGTAGATACAGTATGTGGCTGTTGTTGCTCAGGAGGCTGCAGTGTGACTGTGTATGTGCTTTAAGTGCTGTATGACAGATtaacactgtcactgtcacttcatATGTGTAAGGTGTGAGCTCTATGAGTCGAGGTGGAGAATAGAGCAGATCTGGCAGAGGAGAAATACCTGGTTTTTCTCGTCGTGAAGGAATTTCAGTAGTCGAGCGCTGTCACCCTGGGTGAGACAGGCAGATCCCAAATTCTTGAACTGCTGGTAGTCCTCGGGCTTCAATTTGTCCTCTGGAGTATTTCGCTAAATATGAGATGGAGGCAGGACACCTGTTATTTATCACGCAGATTTTCATTCTGAGCATAAACCATATGAAACAAAATTTGAAAGCTGGGGTAGAAAGTGTTTTGGGCATCATTGGGTAAAAACTCCATAATAAACTTGGAGCATATTGTAGGTCTGAGAAAAAAACTTCTGCATGCTGTCTTAGCTTGTCTTTtttaggctttagaaaatctagcccctgatgggagactttggccaatcactgGTCATTTCAGAAAGATTGCGCACCCactggctgttctacaaatgcagatgcatgtGCGTGTcccttcagatggtgaaagTCTGATTCAGTTCAAACTAAAAATGATCTAAAAGAGACTCTGACATTGAACTTAATGAAACCATCAACTGAATGAAAGAAAATGTCATCGCCACTGTTATGTCACCAattagtttgtggactcctgttttaaagcctcgatatgccttcaccattttggatttttggagtcagaagtaAACATATTTGGACaacagggtggagctgtggcggAGTGAGGGATGGATTTGACTTAGAGCCCAAGATGATGTCACTCACAGTGGCCACACCCTTAATATGACATGGGgtttatggggattgactggcttccgGAGGCAAATTTGCAGTTCCTAGGATACTGAAA is a window encoding:
- the LOC125896135 gene encoding glomulin-like, which codes for MMMNEDQVNDMIQRWRNTPEDKLKPEDYQQFKNLGSACLTQGDSARLLKFLHDEKNQGIVKSMGCVLIAPLVNEVVQKEKSLDHCQAAITHLTKTCRPDELLHSLLALVEDIDPGTISETILALVPHLQTVLLQLDDRKAESVGLVLAALQKQLTRLPVPYTHRQAEADEHGLCRCCNALAAFTKPFVEEVKRKNGSYVATSENEELRIELLKFCMRSLRDPLLEAELNRNRKSSLWLFATEIMATLPAIQESLSELLFFSPLKKSPQMDDSQSKESRACLAYLLFVQLITIDSFPAVFSPVFVLQCNMEYINQLLSIKKESHLLKGLALYSKSLESVQDNSLPVSLQELKSFYSVPQNLRQLLTDCPMQHLRESGLQVLQLFINKLDLEAKHKFFRCMLKTSNHAGVESYIVKNIRSQVEFSMEPGNANKWFLGKEFLSLLGLVFCLPQGAETDLLNNMDRIMESLNLLRYLVIRDKELRSNTAVWEELCRIKDEYLKMLRVCISISRGYHSAELKALREDQKLKAREARDAARSTRLVKSITVKHEKVSNMSPEVQNQVLQSALVTFDLMESLIVRIEEIAEEKLKILN